In Streptomyces sp. NBC_00433, a single genomic region encodes these proteins:
- a CDS encoding chaplin yields MRRQILNRSLLTVAAASSILAATGGYANADSDAQGGPSESGRSAAVHSQEADSPSDGYSPGATAQGTAEGSPGLLSGNNVSLPLDAPVNVCGNSADVAALLNAASGNSCANVEVPATPVVPGPRAEPPAPKPEVHTQLAETGASSGAVGTAVGAGAVLLMGGAMLYRRSTRAARVQRANS; encoded by the coding sequence ATGCGACGACAGATCCTGAACCGGAGTCTGCTCACCGTTGCTGCCGCGAGCAGTATTCTCGCCGCGACGGGAGGCTATGCGAACGCGGACTCCGACGCACAGGGCGGTCCGAGCGAATCGGGCCGTTCAGCCGCCGTCCACTCGCAGGAGGCCGATTCGCCGAGCGACGGCTATTCGCCCGGGGCAACCGCCCAGGGCACCGCGGAGGGCTCCCCCGGACTGCTTTCCGGAAACAACGTGAGCCTCCCGCTCGATGCGCCGGTGAACGTGTGCGGCAACTCAGCCGACGTCGCCGCGCTGCTCAACGCGGCGAGCGGGAATTCCTGTGCGAACGTCGAGGTGCCCGCCACCCCCGTGGTACCGGGACCGCGCGCCGAGCCGCCGGCCCCGAAGCCCGAAGTGCACACGCAGCTCGCGGAGACCGGCGCGTCGTCCGGCGCGGTGGGCACGGCGGTGGGCGCGGGCGCGGTGCTGCTGATGGGCGGCGCGATGCTCTATCGGCGCTCCACTCGTGCGGCGCGCGTACAGCGTGCGAATTCTTGA
- a CDS encoding chaplin has translation MKKITRAAAFTAGTVIAMGIATPAFAGADSSGLAEHSPGVASGNLIQVPVHVPVDACGNTVDIIALLNPAFGSACVNAG, from the coding sequence ATGAAGAAGATCACCAGGGCCGCAGCGTTCACCGCCGGAACCGTCATCGCGATGGGCATCGCCACCCCGGCGTTCGCCGGCGCCGACTCGAGCGGCCTCGCCGAGCACTCCCCGGGCGTGGCCTCCGGCAACCTGATCCAGGTGCCGGTGCACGTGCCGGTCGACGCGTGCGGCAACACCGTCGACATCATCGCGCTGCTGAACCCCGCGTTCGGCAGCGCCTGCGTCAACGCCGGCTGA
- a CDS encoding rodlin produces the protein MIKKFHAAAAVAVSVAGVSASGAPQAMAIGDDHETATANGNGSVQNYGNTSTGRYMSPSFALVQGSLNKPCVALPAKADLGAVAGVIPVQVPDVNVLSSPQNQQCTENSSQVKGDEPLSHVLDGIPVLSGDGPADH, from the coding sequence GTGATCAAGAAGTTCCACGCCGCGGCCGCGGTGGCCGTCTCCGTCGCAGGCGTCTCGGCGTCGGGCGCTCCGCAGGCGATGGCCATCGGAGACGATCACGAGACGGCGACGGCGAACGGCAACGGTTCCGTGCAGAACTACGGCAACACCTCCACCGGCCGCTACATGAGCCCCTCGTTCGCCCTGGTCCAGGGCTCGCTCAACAAGCCGTGCGTCGCGCTCCCGGCCAAGGCCGACCTCGGCGCGGTCGCCGGCGTCATCCCGGTGCAGGTCCCGGACGTCAACGTGCTCAGCTCGCCGCAGAACCAGCAGTGCACCGAGAACTCCAGCCAGGTCAAGGGCGACGAGCCGCTGTCGCACGTCCTGGACGGCATCCCGGTGCTGTCCGGCGACGGCCCGGCCGACCACTGA